The following are encoded in a window of Risungbinella massiliensis genomic DNA:
- a CDS encoding helix-turn-helix domain-containing protein, producing MDYYLYNQTGKIFREIRDAKGIKIEDLVERGLSAGTISHFETGKRNVKPDKIIKLFGKIGVSEKELVDLIKSDEEKEAQHAEKLEVELLSIENNIDLVNPNTSLKRLKQIKPNCTTGKFLALIEFLTAQAYYKKDNWQSNWKKSEFHFYETIKICLNNPESDEENLLANAYYGLARINFRENNLTEALEFVQKGLDSYNKDRNRKFIFHQLLLSKAIFLEKLEHNEEAHDILNELWETIDHTDTESALNMYELAAILYIKSKRYTQAIPYCLEGIHIARRHKNYDRSFELWVALGKAYRNLGKLDQAKICLQTAAQFEDKIKWKFLTVQNDIQLGELYLNEGQIDQAREILEQAIVKGKRVNDSLSVFKSLVSLGDCYLKQNDQEQAIGYYEKALEITQRHKLLVQQCDLALQLGALYENRDLIKYNKYSTLYFRLSIQLAKSRGGLQMIPNETLPTNKSSVTNPPDN from the coding sequence ATGGACTACTATCTATACAATCAGACAGGTAAGATATTTCGTGAGATACGGGATGCGAAGGGGATCAAAATAGAGGATTTAGTAGAGCGAGGATTGTCAGCAGGAACAATCTCCCATTTTGAGACAGGGAAGAGAAATGTAAAGCCAGACAAGATCATCAAGCTCTTTGGCAAGATCGGAGTTAGTGAAAAAGAATTGGTCGATTTAATCAAGTCAGATGAGGAAAAAGAGGCACAGCACGCAGAAAAATTAGAGGTCGAGCTTCTATCTATTGAGAACAATATAGACTTGGTAAATCCTAATACATCCTTAAAACGCTTGAAACAGATTAAGCCTAATTGTACTACTGGTAAATTTCTGGCTTTAATCGAGTTTCTAACTGCCCAAGCTTACTATAAGAAGGACAACTGGCAAAGTAATTGGAAGAAATCGGAGTTTCACTTCTATGAGACGATCAAAATTTGTTTGAACAATCCTGAATCAGATGAAGAGAATTTATTAGCCAATGCTTACTATGGATTAGCAAGGATTAACTTCCGTGAAAACAATTTAACAGAGGCACTAGAATTTGTTCAAAAAGGACTAGATTCATATAATAAAGATAGAAATAGGAAGTTTATTTTCCATCAGCTTCTTTTGAGTAAGGCAATATTTTTAGAAAAGCTTGAACACAATGAAGAAGCTCATGACATTCTAAATGAGCTATGGGAGACTATAGACCACACAGATACAGAATCAGCTCTTAATATGTATGAACTTGCCGCAATCTTGTATATTAAGAGCAAGCGTTATACTCAAGCAATTCCCTATTGTCTAGAGGGCATACACATTGCTCGTCGACACAAAAACTATGATCGAAGTTTTGAGTTATGGGTGGCTTTGGGAAAAGCATATAGAAATTTAGGTAAATTAGACCAAGCTAAAATCTGTTTGCAGACAGCCGCCCAATTTGAAGATAAAATTAAATGGAAATTCTTAACGGTTCAAAATGACATCCAACTAGGCGAGCTTTACCTGAATGAAGGACAAATAGATCAGGCAAGAGAAATCCTAGAACAAGCTATCGTTAAAGGAAAGCGCGTAAACGATTCTCTATCTGTGTTTAAAAGCTTAGTTTCATTAGGTGATTGTTATCTAAAACAAAATGATCAGGAACAAGCAATTGGTTACTATGAAAAAGCTCTTGAGATCACGCAACGCCATAAACTGCTTGTACAACAATGTGATCTCGCCCTTCAGCTAGGCGCCTTGTACGAAAATAGAGACTTGATCAAATATAATAAATACTCTACACTCTACTTTAGACTTAGTATACAATTAGCTAAAAGTAGAGGTGGACTTCAAATGATACCTAATGAAACCTTGCCTACCAACAAGAGTTCTGTCACAAACCCACCAGATAATTAA
- a CDS encoding PqqD family protein, whose protein sequence is MTRYIVPKEIVFNDIDNGAFIYNSKTEMCFGLDEVALSIWKMIHAGESVGSIVRNIQNKYTQDEALVERDVNDLIDRLVEHSLLIALDD, encoded by the coding sequence ATGACGAGGTATATAGTGCCGAAAGAAATTGTATTTAACGATATTGATAATGGTGCGTTCATCTATAACAGTAAAACCGAAATGTGTTTTGGATTAGATGAAGTAGCTCTTTCCATATGGAAGATGATCCATGCAGGGGAAAGTGTTGGGTCTATTGTTCGCAATATTCAAAACAAATATACCCAGGATGAAGCCCTAGTAGAGAGAGATGTTAATGATCTCATTGATCGACTCGTAGAGCACTCTCTACTAATTGCGTTAGACGACTGA
- a CDS encoding phosphoenolpyruvate carboxykinase (ATP) → MNYYKMYGLVIKTKLDLSDYFYECGKSYYDFEIVCDDRFFNKDLLNQSKLVFRRFIVGEAVPFKEVYKVGNSDYFLRWLTKYQFFIDPFKRRLIMNSELDEEFFAIFFSKITSFLLYLKGHSQLHGSAVRYRNKTICFIGDSGTGKSTIASLCALAGGKIITDDIIALAPETYMVRSGIPSMRLSESSPLVSQATRNFGEIDKLRVDVSQGLHYKDDSFIDGFFFLKLDDTKGLVSKRLKGNETIMHLLSNVYAKHFLKHVFSEVFYDRNLPVFTRLSCEVPMFRVYRDTETNPESLFSLIDELVNQIS, encoded by the coding sequence ATGAACTACTACAAAATGTATGGTTTGGTAATAAAAACGAAGCTAGATTTAAGTGACTATTTTTATGAATGTGGTAAGAGCTACTATGATTTTGAAATTGTATGCGATGATCGGTTCTTTAACAAAGATCTATTAAACCAATCGAAACTGGTATTTAGAAGGTTTATTGTAGGTGAAGCTGTTCCTTTTAAAGAGGTTTATAAAGTTGGGAATAGCGATTATTTTTTGCGATGGTTAACTAAGTATCAGTTTTTTATAGATCCGTTTAAGCGCCGCCTTATTATGAATAGTGAGCTTGATGAAGAGTTTTTCGCCATCTTCTTCTCCAAAATAACTTCTTTTTTGCTATATCTAAAAGGACATTCCCAGTTACACGGAAGTGCGGTTAGATATCGCAATAAGACAATATGTTTCATAGGAGATTCTGGTACTGGCAAGTCAACAATTGCTTCTTTGTGTGCTTTAGCTGGAGGAAAGATCATTACAGACGATATTATTGCTCTTGCCCCAGAAACGTATATGGTCAGAAGCGGTATCCCGAGTATGCGGCTTTCTGAATCTTCGCCACTTGTTAGTCAAGCAACTAGGAATTTTGGAGAGATCGACAAGCTCAGAGTGGATGTTTCGCAAGGACTTCATTATAAGGACGATTCGTTTATTGATGGCTTCTTCTTTCTTAAATTGGATGATACAAAAGGTCTCGTTTCTAAGCGTCTAAAGGGAAATGAAACGATAATGCATTTACTTTCCAATGTCTATGCTAAGCATTTCTTGAAGCATGTGTTTAGTGAAGTTTTCTACGATAGAAATTTACCAGTATTCACACGATTATCCTGCGAGGTACCTATGTTCAGGGTTTATCGAGATACCGAAACGAATCCAGAATCACTGTTTAGCCTAATTGATGAATTAGTAAATCAGATTAGTTAG
- a CDS encoding lasso peptide biosynthesis B2 protein — MGRVVSFILSYWYLFFYYRRLRKKGLQDAIKNIEDETVTRNKRLNEGCIISGFQLACKLHFLNIECLERSLALYKLLRFNNMQSRLCIGIKKKPFLSHAWVETPIRELDESKYRDKFQVFLQYQREDKSNASSFLLNKGRV; from the coding sequence ATGGGGAGAGTGGTTTCATTTATTTTGAGTTATTGGTATCTGTTCTTCTATTATAGAAGATTAAGGAAAAAGGGGTTGCAGGATGCAATTAAAAACATTGAGGATGAAACAGTAACACGAAATAAAAGATTGAATGAGGGCTGTATTATTAGTGGCTTTCAATTGGCTTGTAAATTGCACTTCTTAAATATAGAGTGCTTAGAACGATCACTAGCTCTTTACAAACTATTACGTTTTAACAATATGCAGAGCCGACTTTGTATTGGGATTAAAAAGAAGCCTTTCTTAAGCCACGCATGGGTTGAGACCCCTATTCGTGAGTTGGACGAGAGTAAATACAGAGATAAATTTCAGGTGTTTCTACAATATCAGAGGGAGGATAAGTCCAATGCCAGTAGCTTTCTACTCAACAAAGGGAGAGTTTGA
- a CDS encoding asparagine synthase-related protein: MPVAFYSTKGEFDLSNQVYSTVVDGTFCFPSHWHSYQVNQYIIVVLEDLNGNIGLLLEILRSNSTMSDDLLQPLKGSFSFLLYDRQARRLQVFRSLTADPVFYYHYSGKLVVSNELDSLRKYSRDLNTDYFKLYLHTELTETEHTPYMGVKRILPAHKVVKEENREIVNKKYWSLTQENRDNNASLEEHIETFASMLKDAVKKSVADQRIISCEVSGGLDSTSVAFLAEENIGVKVYGHTYIFDKIEDGKPNKETVDIIYQQTDIVPNYLNLSNYWSFKHVKDEIKVYDEPSPLVLHSAMFHELNQSAKSMGSTVLLSGEGGDELLSSSSYYLRDLFLQGKMSQVWSHMLKVSTKRKQPLWKIFCTYILPSLLPLKLRYRLENELNKQTWQNTGFSLTWYTTPSWIGDNLKGISFQEVEEERRKIRDPSLKSIYLRENFERFILINPCPWLNSNIGKPNGLKRIYPFRDQRLIEFFLHCLR, encoded by the coding sequence ATGCCAGTAGCTTTCTACTCAACAAAGGGAGAGTTTGATCTAAGTAATCAAGTATATTCCACAGTAGTTGATGGAACCTTTTGTTTTCCATCCCATTGGCATAGTTATCAGGTAAATCAATATATCATTGTCGTGCTTGAAGATCTCAACGGGAATATTGGATTGCTATTAGAGATATTGAGATCTAACTCTACTATGAGTGATGATTTACTTCAGCCCTTAAAAGGATCATTTTCTTTTCTATTATATGATAGGCAAGCGAGGAGATTGCAAGTGTTCAGAAGTCTGACTGCTGATCCTGTTTTTTATTATCACTACTCTGGCAAACTTGTTGTGTCCAATGAACTTGATTCACTTCGTAAATACAGCAGGGATCTGAACACAGATTATTTTAAATTGTACTTGCATACCGAGCTTACGGAGACAGAGCATACTCCTTATATGGGTGTAAAGCGTATTTTACCAGCTCACAAAGTCGTTAAAGAGGAAAATCGAGAGATCGTGAACAAGAAATACTGGTCTTTAACACAAGAGAACAGAGACAACAACGCATCGCTAGAAGAACATATTGAGACATTTGCAAGCATGCTTAAAGATGCTGTAAAAAAATCTGTTGCTGATCAAAGAATCATTAGCTGTGAAGTTAGTGGAGGATTGGATTCAACTAGTGTTGCTTTTTTGGCAGAAGAGAATATTGGAGTAAAGGTATATGGGCATACCTATATCTTTGATAAAATCGAGGACGGGAAACCGAACAAAGAAACTGTTGATATAATATATCAGCAAACCGACATCGTCCCGAATTACCTTAATCTTTCGAACTATTGGTCGTTCAAACATGTTAAAGATGAGATTAAAGTCTATGACGAACCAAGCCCACTTGTTTTGCATTCTGCTATGTTTCATGAATTAAATCAGTCTGCCAAGAGCATGGGGTCAACGGTGCTTCTATCTGGAGAAGGAGGAGACGAGTTATTATCCTCGAGCTCGTATTATCTCCGAGACTTATTTCTACAAGGTAAAATGAGCCAAGTGTGGTCTCATATGTTGAAAGTATCTACGAAAAGAAAACAACCATTATGGAAGATCTTTTGCACTTATATCCTGCCTTCTTTGTTGCCACTTAAACTGAGATATCGACTAGAGAATGAATTAAATAAACAAACTTGGCAAAACACAGGATTTTCTTTGACTTGGTATACTACTCCTTCTTGGATTGGGGATAATCTGAAAGGTATTAGTTTTCAAGAAGTGGAAGAGGAACGGAGAAAAATAAGAGATCCTAGTTTAAAAAGTATCTACTTGAGAGAGAACTTTGAAAGGTTTATCCTGATTAATCCCTGCCCTTGGTTAAATAGCAACATTGGTAAGCCGAATGGTCTTAAGCGAATTTATCCATTCAGAGACCAACGACTTATTGAATTTTTTTTACATTGCCTTCGTTAA